A genomic window from Chlamydiota bacterium includes:
- a CDS encoding 3-deoxy-D-manno-octulosonic acid transferase: MILLYNALFMLGFVLASPYFLYKLIRSDKWREGLVMRLGFYGREPEEKLKGLNTLWIHAASVGEVKAVLPLMAQIQNAMPQYHLVLTTVTRTGNRVARENVKGSVTVLYFPLDFYFSVRRAIRVIHPSLFILVESELWANCLWQLFRKKIPVALINVRMSLRSYRRYQKAKILVKNFFSRLSLITVPTLKEKEKVLTLGAPGQNLHVVGNLKYEKDQFVEMTLSQRDTLRQGLGFPSESLILIGGSTHPGEENLLIKIYQNLLKEFSHLYLILVPRHPERSLEVIKILEDNRISFHLRTKGENGSSSKRVLVLDTVGELERLYWIADVVFMGKSLTRKGGQNFLEPARCGKPIVFGPHMENFRDMAAGFVEGGGAVQVQDASSLEEVLSDLLRWPSKRQKIGSRAKEILAANQGAVERTLQLLMKIDSERQE; the protein is encoded by the coding sequence ATGATTCTCTTATACAATGCACTTTTTATGCTGGGCTTCGTTCTGGCCAGTCCTTATTTTTTATATAAGTTGATTCGTTCAGACAAGTGGCGTGAGGGTCTTGTCATGCGTCTGGGGTTCTATGGACGTGAGCCTGAAGAAAAATTGAAAGGTCTTAACACCCTTTGGATTCATGCGGCTTCAGTAGGAGAGGTCAAAGCTGTTTTACCCTTGATGGCTCAAATCCAAAACGCGATGCCTCAATATCATCTTGTTTTAACGACCGTTACTCGTACAGGAAATCGTGTCGCTCGAGAAAATGTTAAAGGTTCAGTTACCGTTCTTTATTTTCCATTAGACTTTTATTTTTCAGTGAGGCGTGCCATTCGGGTCATTCATCCCTCTCTTTTTATTTTGGTTGAAAGTGAGCTTTGGGCCAATTGTCTATGGCAGCTTTTTCGTAAGAAGATTCCTGTTGCGTTGATCAATGTAAGGATGTCTTTACGCTCCTATCGCCGATATCAAAAGGCAAAAATTTTGGTTAAGAATTTTTTCTCTCGCCTTTCTTTGATTACGGTTCCGACCTTAAAAGAAAAAGAAAAAGTGCTCACACTGGGTGCTCCTGGTCAAAATCTTCATGTGGTGGGTAATCTAAAATATGAGAAAGATCAGTTTGTTGAAATGACCCTTTCACAAAGAGACACTCTGAGACAGGGTTTAGGATTTCCGTCGGAGTCTTTGATTTTGATTGGTGGAAGTACTCATCCAGGTGAAGAAAACCTCTTAATCAAAATTTACCAAAATTTGTTGAAAGAATTTTCCCATCTTTATTTGATTTTAGTTCCCCGTCATCCAGAAAGATCCTTAGAGGTGATCAAAATTTTAGAAGATAATAGAATTTCTTTTCACTTGAGGACAAAAGGAGAGAATGGTTCTTCTTCTAAGAGGGTATTGGTGTTGGATACCGTGGGTGAATTAGAAAGACTCTATTGGATCGCCGATGTGGTTTTTATGGGAAAAAGTCTGACCCGAAAAGGCGGTCAGAATTTTTTAGAACCCGCTCGCTGTGGAAAACCCATTGTTTTTGGTCCTCATATGGAAAATTTTCGAGATATGGCCGCTGGTTTTGTGGAAGGGGGTGGTGCAGTTCAAGTCCAAGACGCATCTTCTTTAGAAGAGGTTCTATCTGATCTACTACGTTGGCCTTCCAAACGACAGAAGATAGGAAGTCGGGCCAAAGAAATCCTGGCTGCCAACCAGGGCGCAGTTGAGCGAACCCTTCAACTTCTTATGAAGATTGATAGTGAAAGACAGGAATGA
- a CDS encoding gas vesicle protein: MEPTRQGRATLVDLLDRVLDKGLVINADIIISLAGIPLIAVELRAAVASVETMWEYGLMRDFIGEYPKDSK, encoded by the coding sequence ATGGAACCAACACGTCAAGGTCGAGCGACGCTCGTAGATTTATTGGATCGAGTTTTGGACAAAGGGCTGGTGATCAATGCCGATATCATTATTTCTCTGGCAGGCATTCCATTGATTGCGGTAGAATTGCGGGCCGCTGTCGCCAGCGTCGAAACCATGTGGGAATATGGCCTCATGAGAGATTTTATTGGAGAATATCCAAAAGACAGTAAATAG
- a CDS encoding GvpL/GvpF family gas vesicle protein: MMTDKGLYIYCLAQGNQEEPLELRGLGGQPVEAFSHRGLIAVVEECEPKSLKSEDQKVLADWLLIHQNVVDIAWERYETVLPFGFGMMIKSMDGKTASENLKAWIERESEELRGKLKRLKNKAEYGVQVIWDPAGILPKIKRSDKEIQDLEKEIQSKPKGVAYLLERKLAEIIKKRLEEAANVYFKDFYQRIRNCVGEIHVEKVRRENPPKQMIMNLSCLQEKDEGVLLGKELEKIGKIQGFDVRFTGPWPPYSFV, from the coding sequence ATGATGACCGATAAAGGTCTCTATATCTATTGCCTCGCCCAAGGGAATCAGGAAGAGCCTCTGGAACTTCGGGGTCTTGGAGGACAGCCTGTCGAGGCCTTTTCCCATCGAGGCCTCATTGCAGTTGTTGAGGAATGCGAACCGAAATCCCTTAAGTCTGAGGATCAAAAAGTTCTCGCGGACTGGCTCTTGATTCATCAAAATGTGGTGGATATCGCCTGGGAGCGTTATGAGACTGTTCTGCCATTTGGTTTTGGAATGATGATCAAGTCAATGGATGGAAAGACTGCGAGTGAAAATCTTAAGGCTTGGATCGAAAGAGAATCTGAAGAGCTTCGTGGAAAATTGAAGCGCCTAAAAAATAAAGCGGAGTATGGAGTACAGGTGATATGGGATCCTGCGGGGATTCTTCCTAAAATTAAACGCAGTGACAAAGAAATTCAGGATCTGGAGAAAGAAATCCAGTCCAAACCCAAAGGGGTCGCTTATCTTTTGGAAAGAAAACTCGCTGAAATCATTAAGAAGCGATTGGAAGAGGCGGCCAATGTTTATTTTAAGGATTTTTATCAGCGTATCCGAAATTGTGTTGGAGAAATACATGTTGAAAAAGTCAGACGAGAGAATCCACCCAAACAAATGATCATGAATCTCTCCTGCCTGCAAGAGAAAGACGAAGGGGTGCTTCTCGGGAAAGAACTGGAAAAGATCGGGAAAATCCAAGGTTTTGACGTTCGTTTCACAGGACCTTGGCCGCCTTATTCATTTGTGTGA
- a CDS encoding gas vesicle protein K, translating to MKLEINDKDLKQGLFGLVLAIVEVIRDTLRIQALKRMEGGQLTEDEINRLGVTLMELDKAIEHLKEEQGVEEAVRSVREGLDDLVDSMVQGLTDPCGIARSCQTNKEIQNPVQDLGAKNDDR from the coding sequence ATGAAACTCGAAATTAACGATAAAGATTTAAAACAAGGTCTCTTCGGCTTGGTTTTAGCCATTGTGGAGGTGATTCGAGACACCTTAAGGATTCAAGCCCTTAAAAGAATGGAAGGGGGGCAACTTACTGAAGACGAAATCAATCGGCTTGGAGTTACCCTCATGGAGTTGGATAAGGCGATTGAGCATTTGAAAGAAGAGCAAGGGGTAGAGGAGGCGGTCCGATCAGTTCGTGAAGGATTGGATGATTTGGTAGATTCAATGGTTCAGGGCTTAACGGATCCTTGTGGAATCGCCCGGTCTTGCCAAACAAATAAGGAAATCCAGAATCCAGTTCAGGATTTGGGAGCGAAAAATGATGACCGATAA